Genomic window (Fluviispira vulneris):
GGTTTACCACATCGGAAAATTGACATACACTAAACCATCACCAATAGTCTAGGGATACTAAACATACTCTTTTTGTTTACCTAATCAAAGAGCATAAAGGAAATTCATCGTATGCTAAGTCGCTTTGTAAACCAAGAATTAGTTGAGTGCATTAATTTTATAGGAGGGAAATGGATAAAACCAGCTGAAGAGCTTTCACACATTAAAAATCCTTCGACAGGATTGCCTATCGCACGCACATTTAGAAGCAACGTCCATGATATCTCACAAGCAATTAATTCAGCGCAAGCTGTACAAAAGGTATGGGCTGAAACAAGTTTGCGTGAAAGAGCTCAGATCTTAAATCAATTTAGAGGCTGGATTTTAGAAAACCTTGAGCTTCTCTCGCAAACGATTAGCAATGAATGTGGCAAACTTCCGAAGGAAGCACAGGATGGCTTGCTAAAAGGTGTTGAAATTATTGATTTTGCCATAAGTCTACCTGCAAGTGAACGCCTTTATAAAACACCTGTTTCTAGGGGAGTGACCTGTGAATACCGCAGGGAAGCGCTTGGGATTGTCGCAGGTATTACCCCAAGTAATTTTCCAGCTATGGTGCCATTGTGGATGATCCCAAATGCTTTGATCGTTGGAAATTGTTTTATTTGGAAACCATCTGAAAAAACAGCGATGACCTCTTTGCTTATTGCAGAAGGCTTGAAAAAAGCGGGATTGCCCGATGGCGTTCTCAGCGTTGTTCAGGGTGATAAAGTAACAGTCGATGGCCTCTGCGAACATGACGACATAAAAGCAATTGCTTTTGTGGGTTCAACTCCTGTGGCAAAAGAGGTGTATAAAAGAGCAACGGCACATGGGAAAAGAGCATTAACGTTAGGAAGCGCAAAAAATCATATTATTTTAATGCCAGATGCAGATAAAGAAACAGCTGTTGATGGAATTCTTGCATCATTTACAGGATGCGCTGGCCAGCGTTGTATGGCTGCAAGTGTCTTACTTGCAGTTGGAGAAGTAGATCAAATAATAAACACACTTGCCGAACGAGCAAAAGAATTTCAGCCTAAAATAAATATGGGCGCAATAATAACAAATGAGTCTTATATTCGTTTGTGCAATGCAATTGATAAAGCACAAAAAGAAGGTGCAAAAATTGTTGTGGACGGACGTAAAGTAACAATTCCAAAAGAATTTGAAAAAGGCTACTGGTTGAATCCTACTATATTAGACAACGTAACAGCAGAAAGTTTTGCCGCAAAAGAAGAACTCTTTGGCCCTATCCTTTCAATTATTCGCTGTAAAAACCTAGCTGAAGCTCTCTCGATTGAAAATGCAAACCCTTACGGCAATGCTGCTTCCGTTTTTACAACACGGGGTGATGTTGCTGAATATGTCTCAGAAAAGGCGCAATCTGGCATGATTGGAATCAATGTCGGAATCCCTGTTCCTCGGGAACCATTTTCCTTTGGTGGTTTCAATCAATCCAAATTTGGACATGGAGATATCACTGGGGAAAGTGGAATTGAGTTTTGGAGCCAAAGGAAAAAAATTACGAGCAAATGGATGCAACAAAAAACAAACAATTGGATGTCATGAATCAACTTGATGCTTCAATAAAGTAACTGTCGGATGTTTTAAATATAAGCACTAAAGTAACTG
Coding sequences:
- the mmsA gene encoding CoA-acylating methylmalonate-semialdehyde dehydrogenase, whose amino-acid sequence is MLSRFVNQELVECINFIGGKWIKPAEELSHIKNPSTGLPIARTFRSNVHDISQAINSAQAVQKVWAETSLRERAQILNQFRGWILENLELLSQTISNECGKLPKEAQDGLLKGVEIIDFAISLPASERLYKTPVSRGVTCEYRREALGIVAGITPSNFPAMVPLWMIPNALIVGNCFIWKPSEKTAMTSLLIAEGLKKAGLPDGVLSVVQGDKVTVDGLCEHDDIKAIAFVGSTPVAKEVYKRATAHGKRALTLGSAKNHIILMPDADKETAVDGILASFTGCAGQRCMAASVLLAVGEVDQIINTLAERAKEFQPKINMGAIITNESYIRLCNAIDKAQKEGAKIVVDGRKVTIPKEFEKGYWLNPTILDNVTAESFAAKEELFGPILSIIRCKNLAEALSIENANPYGNAASVFTTRGDVAEYVSEKAQSGMIGINVGIPVPREPFSFGGFNQSKFGHGDITGESGIEFWSQRKKITSKWMQQKTNNWMS